The following is a genomic window from Pedobacter sp. KBS0701.
ACTTTTTCTGCATTAATGTGTTTAATGGCATGATCGAAAGGGGTAAAAATAATTTCGCGGTTTACCTGCCCGGCCATTACGCCGCTTTCGCCACTAATTAAACCCTCTACAGCAGCAACACCTAAGCGACTTGCCAATACACGGTCCATACAAGTTGGTTTACCTCCCCGCTGAATGTGGCCTAAAACTGAAACCTTTGTATCGTAGTGCGGGTATTTTTCCTGCAAAATTTCGCCAACCTTAAATGCACCTCCTGTATCATCACCTTCTGCAACAATAATAATTTTTGAGGCTTTATCTTTACGGCTATGCTCTAATTTATGTAGAATGTCATCGGCGTTCATGTTTGCCTCTGGAATCATGATGGCCTCAGCACCTACGCCTATTCCACTTCTTAAAGCAATTAATCCGGAGTCACGACCCATCACTTCCACAATAAAAAGCCTGTCATGCGATTCGGCCGTATCCCTGATCCTGTCTACCGCATCAATAACAGTGTTGATAGCAGAATCATAACCGATAGTAAAATCGGTACCTGCCAAATCATTATCAATTGTTCCTGGTAAACCTACAATCGGGAAATCGAACTCTTTAGAAAAAATATTGGCACCTGTAAATGTTCCGTCACCACCAATTACCACTAAAGCATCAATGCCTTTAGCTTTCAGGTTTTCATAAGCTTGTTTTCTGCCCTCAACGGTTCTAAAAGCTTCACTGCGTGCGGTTTTTAAAATGGTTCCTCCGCGCTGGATAATATTTGCTACAGATTTGCGGTCCATAGGGATAAAATCATTGTTGATCAGCCCTTCGTAGCCACGGATAAAACCAGTTACTTCAATGTCATAGTAAATAGAGCCTCTTACTACGGCCCTAATTGCAGCGTTCATCCCTGGCGAATCGCCGCCAGAGGTTAAAACACCAATTTTTTTAATCTTATTCATTTGTTTATTTCTTGGCAAATCCTGATAATCCATTATCCAGATATTGCAAATATTTATCTATATCAAATTCTACTCCAATAGGAGGAGAAACTAATTCTTTTTCATCAGTCCCCAAAAGTACATAATATGGTTGCGAAATAGTATTAAATCTTTCGGCCTGCAAATGTTTGAATTTTTTACCAACGGTATTCACTTTTGTGCCTAAAATTTTAGAGTCAAATTGTTCTGCTTCAGGTAAACTGGTTTTATCATCCGTATAAAGCGATACCACCACATAATCTTCTTTCAATTTTTTAAGCACTCTTGGGTCAGACCAAACCCTGGCTTCCATTTCGCGGCAATTTACACAACCATGTCCGGTAAAATCGAGAAATAACGGTTTTTTTACTTCTTTGGCATAAGCTAATGCTTCCTGATAATCAAAAAAACCATCAATATTATGCGGAATGTGCAGGAATTCAGCATATTTACGTTTAGCATGGCTAGTTGCTGCCGTTTGGTTTGATCCGCCACCACTATCTTGTCCGATTACAAAATCCTGGGTAGATAGCGGGGGGACCAGTGCACTTACAGCTTTTAAAGGTGCTCCCCATAAACCTGGGATGAGATAAATGGCAAACACAAAAGTTGCTGTTGCAATAAATAATCTTGGCACAGAAATATAAGGGAGGTCGCTATCATGAGAAAACTTAATTTTTCCCAATAAATAAACACCCAAAATTAAGGCCAGTACAATCCATATCGCCAGGAATATCTCCCGGTCCAATATTCCCCAGTGATAGGCCAGATCGGCTGTTGAAAGAAATTTTAATGATAAACCCAACTCTAGGAACCCCAGAAAAACTTTAATTGAGTTTAACCAACCGCCTGATTTTGGTAGTCCCGTCATTAAACTTGGGAAAATAGCAAACATGGTAAAAATTAACGCCAATGATAGCGAAAAGCCGAACATGACGATAACTGGTGTTAACAGATCGGTATTAATGGCGACCAAAGATGTTCCAATTAATGGCCCTGTACAAGAAAAGGAAACAACTGCCAGGGTTGCAGCCATAAAAAAGATTCCGCTTAAACCTTTAGCATCCGATTTTGCATCGAGTTTATTTACAAACGAACTTGGTAGCGTGATTTCGAAAGCGCCTAGAAACGATACGCCAAAAACAATTAGGATAAGAAAGATGAAAATATTAAAAAATCCATCGGTCGATATTTCATTTAATGCACTGGCGCCCCAGATCAAGGTAATAATTACGCCTAAACCCACATAAATTACAATAATCGATAAACCATAAATAATAGCACTCCTGATTCCTTTTGCCCTGCTTTCGGCTCTTTTGGTAAAGAAACCGACAGTAAGCGGAACCATCGGAAAAATACATGGAAGAAAAAAAGCAGCAATACCGGCCAAAAGGCCCAAACCAAAGGTTACCCAAAGTGATTGTTTTGGAGCATCTTTTCCAGTTACCGTAGTTTTTCCTGCCTTAACCGCATCTTTTTTAAGGGTATCTTTTTCCGTTTTTACCTGCATATTGGCAGCACTATCCTGTGCTGAACCAACCTCGGTAAAAACAATATCATCAGGAGGAGCGGTTGCTGTGGTATCTTGTGTTACGAGGGCGTAACTCTTAATGGCTGGCAATGCAATAAACATTGTAGCCATTAACAACAATAATAAAACCTTTTTCATTTGTGTGTTTTGTGTGTGTATTTTGAATCCGTGAAATTAAGAATAATTTTAGAAACCATTTTTTTTAAACCACAACACCTTGTAGATTTTACTTTAAAAAGAAACAGTCCCGAAAACCCGGGACTGTTTGCAAATATTTTGATGTCAACTATTTAACCGGAATACTGAACTCAACTTCTTCTGGCGGAAGACATTGTTTATCGTTACAAACCATAAACTCTACCACGCCTTTAACAACTGTAGTTGCTTTGTTTAGCTTAATTTTTTGTTGAAAAATTACCGCTTTTTCAAAATAACTTACATTCATTTTAAAAGTGCTTTCATATTTAACAATAGCTTTAGGCTCAATTGTTTTAGCTACAAGGCTGAAATCTTTAGAAGGGGTAAAAGTAAAAGTAGTTTTTACCGGCCCTCCGTCTTTCACATTCTGAGAATAAATATGCCATCTGTCATCAATTGTTGCTTTTAAATAAATTATAGCTTCAGTTTTACTTACTTTTTTTGCAGAGTAAGCCCACGTTACCGGTTTTTCAATTTGAGCGAATGCGCCAGCAATGGTAAAAAGTACCATCGAAAGCACCAGGGTGATTTTTTTCATTTGTGTTTATTTTGTGTGTGTAAATTCAATTTCTTTAAAGTTAAAAATTTTTAAACCTTTTTCTGTATCAACGTTTAGTCTACCGTTATCTTCAACTCCTTTAATGATTCCTTCAAAAACCTCGCCGTTATGTTTATATAACGCAGAAACCTGATAGTTATACAGCCTCGCAAGGTAATCATTTTGTAAAATACTGTATTTCCCTTCCCTCAAAATTAAGTAGTATTTTTCCATAAAAATGAATATTTTATCCATAATATCCATTAAAGGTACATCTCTTTGTAAAATTCGAATGATGGAAGTGGCTCGCTCGCTTATGCTTTCAGAAAATTCTGATTGATTTACATTTAAGCCAATGCCAACTACTGATGATTTAAAAGAACTGCCTGTCAGTGTATTTTCGATTAATATCCCGCCTAATTTCTTATTATGGTAATACATATCATTGGGCCATTTTACTTTTATTCCCTCCGGCACAAAATAAGCTAAGGCATCACTAACAGCCAAACTAACGGCAATATTTAAATAAAACTGCTTATCAAGTGGCAAAAAAGAAGGCTTTAAATAAATACTTGTACTAATATTTTTACCCGCCTGGGTTTGCCAAACGCTTTCCTGCTGTCCTCTTCCGGCAAACTGATTGTCTGCCATAATTACAGTCCCTTCAGCTAATGGCTCGGATTTTGACACCAAGTTTTTTAGAAAGTTATTCGTAGAATCAACTTCTTTTAATTTGATTAAATTTTGACCAACAAATAGTGTCGAAAAAGTGTTATTTTGCAAGTGTTGAATTTATAATATTGTAATTCCAAAATTAAAGCATTTTAATGGTAAAAAAGAAAATAGTAGCCCTTTCTACATACCTTTCAGAGTTAGCCGTTCACGGCATACAGGAAAAAAAAGGAGAAGATATAGTGCGGTTAGATCTTAGAAATATTCATACTTCAGTCGCTGATTATTTTATTATAGCAAGTGCCAACTCCGGTACTCAGGTAAAAGCTATTGCCGATAGTGTAGAAAAAGAAATATATAAAGCCACTCAGGCCGATCCGAGACATAAGGAAGGTTTCGAATCAGCAGATTGGATTATTCTTGATTATTTCGATGTGGTTGTGCACATTTTTAAAACAGAAAAGCGCCACTTTTATGGCATAGAAGAACTTTGGGGAGATGCAGAAAGCACAAATTATCAAAGCGCATAACCTAATAGAACCATTTTGACAAAGACAAATGAACGATAATCAAAACACCAACGAAAAACAGGGGAGAAGAATTCCAAACATCCCTAAAAAACCACAAAAAGGATCGAAATTTAATATTTTCTGGGTGTATGCGGCCATTATCATAGCCATTATTGCAGCACAGTTTTTATTTACTACGGACGGAGGTAAGGAAGTAACTTACCAAAAGTTTGAGCAACAGATGTTACTTAAAGGTGACGTGCAGAAGGTTGTTGCCTATAAATCCGACGATTTAGTCCGCGTAGAGGTATACATCAAAAAAGATAGTTTAAAAAAACCAATATACGATGGATACAAAAGCACTAGCACATTTAGTGTAAATAATGCAGCCAGTCCTGTTGTATTTTTCAATGCCGGCACGATGGACGGGCTTGATAAACAACTTGCCGATTCGCAAAAAGATCTTCCTGCTAACCAACCTAGGATATTGGCTGAAAAAACCAGCCGCAGCAATCCATTAGCAAGCTGGTTTTTAAGCATCATTTTACCCGTATTGCTTTTAATCGGTTTTTGGATTTTTATGATGCGCAGAATGGGCGGTGGTGCTGGCGGCGGCGGTCAGATTTTCAGTATCGGAAAATCAAAAGCTACTTTATTTGATAAAGAAAGCCAGGTAAATATTACTTTCAACGATGTTGCCGGTTTAGAAGAAGCAAAAACAGAGGTAATGGAAATTGTAGATTTCCTTAAAAATCCTAAGAAATATACCGATCTGGGTGGAAAAATCCCGAAAGGTGCTTTATTGGTAGGCTCACCGGGTACTGGTAAAACCTTATTGGCTAAAGCAGTTGCAGGCGAGGCTCAGGTTCCGTTCTTCTCTCTGTCAGGATCTGATTTCGTAGAGATGTTTGTTGGAGTAGGTGCATCTCGTGTTCGCGACTTGTTTAAACAAGCGAAAGATAAATCTCCTTGTATTATCTTTATTGATGAGATTGATGCCATTGGCCGTGCCCGTGGTAAAAACGGTGTAATGGGCGGAAATGATGAGCGTGAAAATACCTTAAATCAACTTTTGGTTGAAATGGATGGCTTTGGTACCAATACACATGTTATCATTTTGGCTGCAACCAACCGTGCGGATGTTTTAGATAAAGCCTTATTAAGAGCGGGTAGGTTCGACAGACAGATTTATGTTGATTTACCGGATGTTATCGAGCGTAAACAAATTTTTGAAGTCCACATTACTCCACTTAAAAAATCAGAAGAGCTTGATACAGAATTTTTAGCTAAACAAACGCCAGGATTCTCAGGCGCAGATATTGCAAATGTTTGTAACGAAGCCGCATTAATTGCTGCCCGTAAAAATAAATCAGCTGTAGATAAACAGGATTTCTTAGATGCGGTTGACCGTATTGTAGGTGGTTTAGAAAAGAAAAACAAAATCATCACACCAAGTGAAAAACGTGCTATTGCTATTCATGAGGCTGGCCATGCTACTGTAAGCTGGTTGTTAGAACACGCAGCGCCATTGGTTAAAGTTACCATTGTTCCACGTGGACAAAGTTTAGGTGCAGCCTGGTATTTACCAGAAGAACGTTTAATTGTTCGTCCACACCAGATGCTTGATGAAATGTGTGCAACAATGGGCGGTAGGGCCGCTGAAAAAGTGATGTTCGATACCATTTCTACAGGTGCCCTGAGCGATTTAGAAAAAGTAAATAAACAAGCTAGGGCAATGGTTACCATTTATGGCTTGAACGAAAAGTTAGGAAATATTACTTATTATGATTCTTCTGGTCAGAACGAGTATAACTTCTCTAAACCATATTCAGAGGATACCGCTTTAACTATCGATAAAGAAATTTCAGCGTTAATTGAAGGTCAATATCAAAGAGCCATCCAGTTATTGGAAGAAAATAAAGATAAATTGATCCAGTTAGCCGATATTTTAATCGAAAAAGAAGTTTTATTTAAAGACGATTTAGAAGTGATTTTCGGAAAACGTTTATTCGAAAACCAAGGTGAAAGTGGTACACCCGGACATATTACTCCGGTTGAGGCATAAATAAATAATTTCTATTATTACATTTGCTACCCTAATTTAATCATTAGGGTAGCTTTTTTTTATATGAAGGATAATACGACAGCTAAAGAACAAATACTAAAAAAGATAAGGAAAGCACTATTAGAGAAGCGCGAAAACCCATATCCTAATTTAGAAGAAAGTCCATTGTATAAAAAAAATACAGATGAGCTGGAGATATTATTTGCCGAACAGCTTACAGCTATATCCGGTAATTTTATCTTCTGCGAGGATGGAATTGATTTTTTTGAAAACATGTTGCAGCTGGCCGATAAATATAAATGGCGGAAAATATACTGTTGGGAACCAGAAATACAGCAGTTTTTAAGCAAATACGAATTCCCTTTTTACCAAACCGATAAAGATTTTGAACAGGCAGAAGTGGGCATTACCCTTTGCGAAGCTTTGGTTGCCCGCAACGGAAGTGTAATGGTAAGCAATAGCGGTGCTGCTGGTAGGAGATTAAGCATTTTTCCACATCAACACATTGTGATCGCCAAAACCAGTCAGTTGGTTTTAGATCTTAAAGATGCTTTTCTGTTATTGAAGAACAAGTATGGTAATCAGATCCCATCGATGATCAGCAATATTACAGGCCCCAGCAGAACTGCCGATATCGAAAAAACATTGGTTTTAGGTGCACATGGACCTAAAGAGCTTTTTGTATTTTTAATTGATGATTTTAGTTAACAGTTATTTTAATACAACTGGAGATCATCAAATCAGTGAAGTAAGCGATATGAGCCTAATTTCTGGATTATTTTTCCAAATTTATTCCTGATTTTTTACACCATTCGACCACCTGTTTATAGGTTTCGGCATTAATGAGAACTGATCCATTACAATGATCTAAACCCCTTGAATGTACCCCGACCAATTGAGGTACATTATTATTATCTTTTATCCAAATCGGAGAACCGCTATTTCTTACCACCGTATATAAATCATAATGTAAAGAAGCATCCACCACCGAAAAATTTTTCGTGCCCTCTGTCCACATTTCAAATAGGTCTTGATCACCGGGAGATCCTGTTATATGCAATTCGCTTCCTTGTAATTCATCCGGCTTAACAGAAACGAATTTATAATGCCCACGAACTTTTTTATAAATAGAGGAATCGGGCAATATGATGATCGAAAAATCCCTATTAATTTTTGAGTTTATCCAATAGCCTCTCTTAAAAAACTTGTTTTTACATTTTTTAAGCTTTAATGAGGTACTCGTTGTATAATGTCCCGAATCTATCGAGCCAAAATACAGATCGACCTTTCTCGTTCCCCTGAAAAGAAAAAACGGAATTCTTTTTACAAAAGGGAAGTAGGCCAGGTTATGCCCTGCCGTAATCATTACCCTTGGATGAATCAGCGCACCAGAACCATAATATTTATGCCAGCCCCTGGTCATTTCCATATAACAAGTATATTCATTAGGAATATTGGTATCCATAATACGTACCCTCTTAGATGAATCAGGATAACAGTTTTGTGCTTTTACATCTAAAAGCAGCAAAATAAAACTAAGGAATATTAATACTTTATATTTCATTTCTTCTAATTTATGATGATACGGCGTATAAAAGTTATTATTTACCTTGAAACCTTTTCACTACCAACTCTCCTGCGGCATTGATGCAGTATATATCTTCATCATAGTTAGAATATCTTCTTGATAGCACTGGTTTTAACCCTTCATCTTCCAGTTTATGATGATCAAATGTTAAATAAAGTTCTACTCTGGAGCGGTCTTTATCCAAAGTGATGGTTTTTTTCGTCTTTACATTGTAAATATCTACTTCCTGAATTCGCCTGTAATTATAACCCCAGCTAGAATCCTCTCCAAAATCTTTGCTTCTGCCAATCACGAAATAATCGTTCATTAAATGAAATATTGTACTGATACTCTTATCATTAAAAAGCCGTTTTCCCTTCAGGTCAACTATATCTGCAACATTTCTCGTTTTACCATTAGTTAAGGTGTTTTCTTCATTCAAAATCACAATTCCTATATTCTTAGGGAAATTATTTTTATTGTCTCCATAAGCAGCGAAAGTGCTTTCATAATCCTTGCTTTTTAAAACCGTATCGCCGTTTTCGTTCAAAAAGTAGTTTAAGTTTTTACCACTCATCGACATTGATCCTGGATAGTCGGCAAAAAACAATATATCTTTTGTGGGTTTAGATGGTGCTTTTTTTACGGGCACTTCAGCCTTTTTGCTCGCTGTTACAGGCGTTTTCCCCATCGTTACGCGTACTTCGGTCACTTTATTTTTCTCTGCCGTTTCGGCCAGTTTCTTTTTAAAGTCTGCCTCCCTTTCGACCTTAAGCTTTGCATTTCTAATTTTGCCTGCTTCATAAGCTGCTTTATCGTCGGCTATGCTCTTTTTTCTTGCATCCTCTTCCTCTTTTGCACAGGCCGGGCACATGTTTTTACCCTCTGAATTGTTAGAGCCCTTAGGTGCGAACCTACAGTTATAACGGAGGTATTGACTTTTCGCAACATGAGATTGCGCATTTGCTAGCTGTACCATAAACAGGAAAAAAATAGTAGTTAAGAAATTTTTCATTTTTAAGTTCGTTTAATTTATTGTAAAAATACCCAATCATTAAAGCGATTTATATACCCTTTACTCGGTATATTTAGTACATGGTTTATACACTATATTTATTAAATATTAGGCGTTACCTCAAACATTACCACTAATTCTCTCATCAATGAATAAAGTTTTCTTCTTATTTCTATTTTTCCTAAATCCACTTCGCGTATGCTTTGCACAGCAGGGCAACCCAATTTTGATCGACACGGCCAAGAAATTTAATATCAGTAAACATGGTTACTTTTATGAGGATCGGGATTTAAACCTGAACATCGATTCTATCATAAAATATAAGCAGGCCAATAAACTCAGTCCGCTAAAACCTGGCAAAGTTTTTAGTAAGGGTTACACCCAATCTTATTATTGGGTTGCTTTCGATATCGAAAATACCTTAAATCAATCTGTGCACCTCATGTTTAAGGAGCAGAGCTCAAGTATTAACAAACTCCAGTTGTTTAAAGTAGATGAGCAAGGAAAGATTTATCCGCTAGGCTTAACAGGCGATCATTTCCCTTTTAAACAACGTCCTTATCGCAACAGAAGCTTCATTTATCCAATGGTTCTTTCGCCTCATGAAAAAGCTACTTTTTATTTATGGGCAGATAAACGCGGACAGAATATGTATATGCCAATGTCCATCGGACGCGATGTTGATATTATTCAGGCAGAAATTCCACAGCACACCTTATTTGGATTTTATACAGGCATTTTTGTTTTTGCCGTAATATTTAACCTATTGCTGTTTGCCTCTGTTAGAGATAACATTCACCTATATTATGCAATTTACATTTTTTGCACCCTAGTTTTTATCCTGGAAGAAGAAGGGCTGGCTTTTCAATGGTTTTATCCGAACCTGCCAGGTCTTCAAGACTACATGCGCCTAATTATGGCATCACTAAGCTGTGGCCTGTTAATCCAGGTGATGCAACTGTTTGTAAATCAAAATCGCTCAAACAGTAAGTTATACCGCTTTACAAACTATTACAAAAGATTCTGCTGGGCCATGTCGATCATTCCGGTGTTTATGCTCTTCAAATCATTTATTTTTTTAGAAAAAACGGTTTTTTACATCAACAATTTTCTTGCGCTCCTTACGGTAATCATTATTATTATTTGTGTGGTAGAAAGAATAAGATCAGGCTACAAGTTGGGCTGGTATTATTTTATTGCAACCGTGATGTTATTATTTGGTGTTTTTAATTATGTTTTTAATACGTTAGGGCTCACCAACTTTAATTTATTAAAGCCAAATGGTTTGGTGGTAGGTTTAACAGCCGAAATTATTTTCCTTTCTTTTGCACTAACACAGCGGTATAATTTTTTAAAAAAAGAAAAAGAAACTCTGCTGGAAGAAAAAAGTAAACACCAGGTAGACCTCGCCGATGGCATTTTTAATGCTCAGGAAGATGAACGCACACGTTTGGCCCGCGATCTTCATGATGACCTCGGCGGCACGCTTTCCATTATAAAACTAAATATCACCGCTTTTCAGCACAAAGTTTTAAAACTTACAGAAAATGACCGCATATTTTACGACCAAACCATTAGCATGATTGAAAAGGCATGTGCCGACTTAAGGGAAATTTCGCACAATTTAATGCCTAAAAACTTTGAGCAACTGGGTTTAATTGAAACCCTGAAAGAAAACTTCATCACCTTAAATCACTCGGGTAAAATTGCTTTCGAATTTGTTTACCAGGTAGAACACCCCATCGAAAGCTCCATGGAAATTACCATTTACCGTATGGTTAACGAGCTCGTAAATAATATCAACAGGCACTCTTTGGCAACCAAAGCGACCATTCAGATTTTATCTTTTGATGAAAGGATCAATATCATGGCTGAAGACAACGGTATTGGTTTTAGTCAGGAAGAGGATAAAAAGGGACTAGGTATGCAGAATATACGCTCGAGGGTAAGCTATTTGAACGGGAAAATTCAGGTAGACAGTAATCAAAATGGAACCACAATCGTTATTGATATCCCGCTGAAATAATGGACACAATTGAACAAAAACCGACCACATTAATGATCGCAGATGATCATAAACTATTTGCCGAAGGGTTATCGGCCATCCTTTCTGAACAACCTGACTTTAAGATAATCGGCATGGCATCAAACGGAAAGGAAATTCTGCACCTTTTAAACCACCAAATACCGGATATTCTAATCCTGGATTTAAATATGCCTGTTTTAGATGGAGAAATTGCTGCCGAAAAAGTAAGACAATTATTCCCTTCAGTAAAAATTATGGTATTATCAATGTACTATACGGTTAAATTAGCAGCAAAATTAGAAAGTATAGGGGTGAAGGCTTTCGTTCAAAAAGATACCGATGCAGAAACTCTTTTTAAAATTATATCCAATTTGCAGCTCGGTGAAAAATATTTCCAGAAAATAAAATCTAATGTTCAGCCATCGGGATTTAACGATGGAGATCATTTTCAAAAAAGCCACAACCTAACAGCGAGAGAAATGGAAATCCTACAATTGATCAGCGAAGACTACTCTTCTCAGCAAATTGCCCAAAAATTATTTATAGCTTTAAACACTGTTGATACACATCGAAAAAACATGGCACAAAAGCTAAATGTAACCGGAAAAGCAGGATTATTAAAATTTGCGCTTGAAAATAAGCTCCGCTAATATTTAATTTATTTTCGTTTCTCGAATATAATTGATATTTTTATACTACATACCGTTTTAGTATGCGGTATTATAATTATGAACAGAGCAATAAATACGGTAATTACCGGTACTGGGAGTTACATTCCACAAAATATTATTTCTGGTAGTGAATTCTTAAATTCGACGTTTTTTGAGAATGGTAACCGATTAGAGAAAGAGAATTCAGAGATCATCGATAAATTCTCTGAAATTACGGAGATCGTAGAAAGACGTTACGCCTGCCCTGAGCAGTTAAGCAATCATATTGGTGCTAAGGCCGCAGAAAAAGCCATTGAAAATGCAGGAATCGATAAAGAAACCTTAGATTATATTATATTCTGTCATAATTTTGGTGATATCCCTTTGGGTAGCAACCGTATTGACATTTTGCCATCTTTAGCTTCAAAGGTAAAACAGCAATTAGGCATTGTAAATCCGGACTGCGTTGCCTACGATATCATTTTTGGTTGCCCAGGCTGGGTTCAGGGTGCAATACAGGCAGATTACTATATTAAAAGCGGAGATGCGAAACGTGTTATGGTTATAGGTGCAGAAACCTTAAGCCGTATTATTGATCCACATGACCGTGATAGTATGATTTTTTCGGATGGTGCAGGCGCTGTAATTTTCGAGGCTCAAGAATCAGCAGAAAAAAGAGGAATACTGGCACATAAAACAGAAACACACGCCGTAAACTATGGCAATTTATTAACCATGGGCAAGAGCGCTCATCCTGATGAAACCAATGGAAACCTTTATTTAAAAATGAATGGGCGTAAGCTGTATGAGTTTGCGGTAGTTCAGGTTCCTCAGGTGATTAAAAAGGCCATTGATAGAGCAGGCTTGAGCGTTGAAGATGTAAATATTGTATTTGTGCATCAGGCCAATGGAAAAATGGATACTGCTATCATGAAACGCTTATTTAAACTTTATGGTAAAGATACCGTCCCTGAAAACTTAGTTCCGATGACGATTTCATGGCTGGGAAACAGTTCGGTTGCTACTGTACCAACCTTGTTGGATCTGGTATTAAAAGGCGAAGTGAAAGGATATAAAGTTAAGGCTGGTGATGTAGCTGTTTTTGCTTCAGTAGGAGCAGGAATGCACATTAATGCTTTTATATACCGCTTCTAATTGGCTAGCCGTTTTAAACCGGCCTTAGCCTGGCTTTCAATACTGCTTTCAAACTCATGATTTTTCATGGCAATGGCGGTATTGAAAGCCTCTTTCGCTTTCGCAATATTTTTCCTTCTTTCATAAACCTTACCCATTTGCACCGCAGCATTTGCAGCAAAAT
Proteins encoded in this region:
- a CDS encoding response regulator, producing the protein MDTIEQKPTTLMIADDHKLFAEGLSAILSEQPDFKIIGMASNGKEILHLLNHQIPDILILDLNMPVLDGEIAAEKVRQLFPSVKIMVLSMYYTVKLAAKLESIGVKAFVQKDTDAETLFKIISNLQLGEKYFQKIKSNVQPSGFNDGDHFQKSHNLTAREMEILQLISEDYSSQQIAQKLFIALNTVDTHRKNMAQKLNVTGKAGLLKFALENKLR
- a CDS encoding 7TM diverse intracellular signaling domain-containing protein, which produces MNKVFFLFLFFLNPLRVCFAQQGNPILIDTAKKFNISKHGYFYEDRDLNLNIDSIIKYKQANKLSPLKPGKVFSKGYTQSYYWVAFDIENTLNQSVHLMFKEQSSSINKLQLFKVDEQGKIYPLGLTGDHFPFKQRPYRNRSFIYPMVLSPHEKATFYLWADKRGQNMYMPMSIGRDVDIIQAEIPQHTLFGFYTGIFVFAVIFNLLLFASVRDNIHLYYAIYIFCTLVFILEEEGLAFQWFYPNLPGLQDYMRLIMASLSCGLLIQVMQLFVNQNRSNSKLYRFTNYYKRFCWAMSIIPVFMLFKSFIFLEKTVFYINNFLALLTVIIIIICVVERIRSGYKLGWYYFIATVMLLFGVFNYVFNTLGLTNFNLLKPNGLVVGLTAEIIFLSFALTQRYNFLKKEKETLLEEKSKHQVDLADGIFNAQEDERTRLARDLHDDLGGTLSIIKLNITAFQHKVLKLTENDRIFYDQTISMIEKACADLREISHNLMPKNFEQLGLIETLKENFITLNHSGKIAFEFVYQVEHPIESSMEITIYRMVNELVNNINRHSLATKATIQILSFDERINIMAEDNGIGFSQEEDKKGLGMQNIRSRVSYLNGKIQVDSNQNGTTIVIDIPLK
- a CDS encoding cell envelope integrity protein TolA translates to MKNFLTTIFFLFMVQLANAQSHVAKSQYLRYNCRFAPKGSNNSEGKNMCPACAKEEEDARKKSIADDKAAYEAGKIRNAKLKVEREADFKKKLAETAEKNKVTEVRVTMGKTPVTASKKAEVPVKKAPSKPTKDILFFADYPGSMSMSGKNLNYFLNENGDTVLKSKDYESTFAAYGDNKNNFPKNIGIVILNEENTLTNGKTRNVADIVDLKGKRLFNDKSISTIFHLMNDYFVIGRSKDFGEDSSWGYNYRRIQEVDIYNVKTKKTITLDKDRSRVELYLTFDHHKLEDEGLKPVLSRRYSNYDEDIYCINAAGELVVKRFQGK
- a CDS encoding 3-oxoacyl-ACP synthase III family protein, whose translation is MNRAINTVITGTGSYIPQNIISGSEFLNSTFFENGNRLEKENSEIIDKFSEITEIVERRYACPEQLSNHIGAKAAEKAIENAGIDKETLDYIIFCHNFGDIPLGSNRIDILPSLASKVKQQLGIVNPDCVAYDIIFGCPGWVQGAIQADYYIKSGDAKRVMVIGAETLSRIIDPHDRDSMIFSDGAGAVIFEAQESAEKRGILAHKTETHAVNYGNLLTMGKSAHPDETNGNLYLKMNGRKLYEFAVVQVPQVIKKAIDRAGLSVEDVNIVFVHQANGKMDTAIMKRLFKLYGKDTVPENLVPMTISWLGNSSVATVPTLLDLVLKGEVKGYKVKAGDVAVFASVGAGMHINAFIYRF
- a CDS encoding serine protease, with product MKYKVLIFLSFILLLLDVKAQNCYPDSSKRVRIMDTNIPNEYTCYMEMTRGWHKYYGSGALIHPRVMITAGHNLAYFPFVKRIPFFLFRGTRKVDLYFGSIDSGHYTTSTSLKLKKCKNKFFKRGYWINSKINRDFSIIILPDSSIYKKVRGHYKFVSVKPDELQGSELHITGSPGDQDLFEMWTEGTKNFSVVDASLHYDLYTVVRNSGSPIWIKDNNNVPQLVGVHSRGLDHCNGSVLINAETYKQVVEWCKKSGINLEK